One region of Gorilla gorilla gorilla isolate KB3781 chromosome 15, NHGRI_mGorGor1-v2.1_pri, whole genome shotgun sequence genomic DNA includes:
- the FOS gene encoding protein c-Fos: MMFSGFNADYEASSSRCSSASPAGDSLSYYHSPADSFSSMGSPVNAQDFCTDLAVSSANFIPTVTAISTSPDLQWLVQPALVSSVAPSQTRAPHPFGVPTPSAGAYSRAGVVKTMTGGRAQSIGRRGKVEQLSPEEEEKRRIRRERNKMAAAKCRNRRRELTDTLQAETDQLEDEKSALQTEIANLLKEKEKLEFILAAHRPACKIPDDLGFPEEMSVASLDLTGGLPEVATPESEEAFTLPLLNDPEPKPSVEPVKSISSMELKTEPFDDFLFPASSRPSGSETARSVPDMDLSGSFYAADWEPLHSGSLGMGPMATELEPLCTPVVTCTPSCTAYTSSFVFTYPEADSFPSCAAAHRKGSSSNEPSSDSLSSPTLLAL; this comes from the exons ATGATGTTCTCGGGCTTCAACGCAGACTACGAGGCGTCATCCTCCCGCTGCAGCAGCGCGTCCCCGGCCGGGGATAGCCTCTCTTACTACCACTCACCCGCAGACTCCTTCTCCAGCATGGGCTCGCCTGTCAACGCGCAG GACTTCTGCACGGACCTGGCCGTCTCCAGTGCCAACTTCATTCCCACGGTCACTGCCATCTCGACCAGTCCGGACCTGCAGTGGCTGGTGCAGCCCGCCCTCGTCTCCTCCGTGGCCCCATCGCAGACCAGAGCCCCTCACCCTTTCGGAGTCCCCACCCCCTCCGCTGGGGCTTACTCCAGGGCTGGCGTTGTGAAGACCATGACAGGAGGCCGAGCGCAGAGCATTGGCAGGAGGGGCAAGGTGGAACAG TTATCtccagaagaagaagagaaaaggagaatcCGAAGGGAAAGGAATAAGATGGCTGCAGCCAAATGCCGCAACCGGAGGAGGGAGCTGACTGATACACTCCAAGCG GAGACAGACCAACTAGAAGATGAGAAGTCTGCTTTGCAGACCGAGATTGCCAACCTgctgaaggagaaggaaaaactaGAGTTCATCCTGGCAGCTCATCGACCTGCCTGCAAGATCCCTGATGACCTGGGCTTCCCAGAAGAGATGTCTGTGGCTTCCCTTGATCTGACTGGGGGCCTGCCAGAGGTTGCCACCCCGGAGTCTGAGGAGGCCTTCACCCTGCCTCTCCTCAATGACCCTGAGCCCAAGCCCTCAGTGGAACCTGTCAAGAGCATCAGCAGCATGGAGCTGAAGACCGAGCCCTTTGATGACTTCCTGTTCCCAGCATCAtccaggcccagtggctctgAGACAGCCCGCTCCGTGCCAGACATGGACCTATCTGGGTCCTTCTATGCAGCAGACTGGGAGCCTCTGCACAGTGGCTCCCTGGGGATGGGGCCCATGGCCACAGAGCTGGAGCCCCTGTGCACTCCGGTGgtcacctgtactcccagctgcaCTGCTTACACGTCTTCCTTCGTCTTCACCTACCCCGAGGCTGACTCCTTCCCCAGCTGTGCAGCTGCCCACCGCAAGGGCAGCAGCAGCAATGAGCCTTCCTCTGACTCGCTCAGCTCACCCACGCTGCTGGCCCTGTga